In a genomic window of Sutcliffiella sp. FSL R7-0096:
- a CDS encoding dihydrofolate reductase: protein MISIIVAMDRNHLIGKDNDLPWRIPADLAYFKKVTSGSTIVMGRKTYESIGKPLPNRRNIILSRKDFFAEGCETLHSLEEVKSMEEDNKELFIIGGAHIFKEALPFADLLYLTYIDEEFEGDTYFPTLDEREWDLIFEEKGMKDEKNPYDYYFRKYKRLK, encoded by the coding sequence ATGATTTCCATTATTGTCGCAATGGACAGAAATCACCTTATCGGAAAAGATAACGATCTTCCGTGGAGAATCCCCGCAGATTTGGCTTACTTTAAAAAGGTTACAAGTGGTAGTACCATTGTGATGGGAAGAAAAACGTATGAATCCATCGGAAAACCGCTTCCAAATAGAAGGAATATCATTCTTTCAAGAAAGGATTTTTTCGCAGAAGGATGTGAAACACTCCATTCATTGGAAGAAGTTAAATCGATGGAAGAAGACAATAAAGAGCTCTTTATCATTGGTGGTGCACATATTTTCAAGGAAGCACTACCGTTTGCGGATCTCTTGTACTTAACCTATATCGATGAAGAATTTGAGGGTGACACCTATTTTCCGACCCTTGATGAGAGGGAATGGGACTTAATATTCGAAGAAAAAGGTATGAAGGATGAAAAAAATCCATATGATTACTATTTTAGGAAATATAAGAGATTAAAGTAA
- a CDS encoding nucleoside hydrolase yields MTRKILLFADFGIDDIMAIIYAYNEKNVDIVGVVAEYGNVDKRTAIRNARYIQRNTGRYDIPLIGGAERSMIGDPPIYYPEVHGPEGFGGYVLAEDFEEADNVFENFHQIYDLIEKYEGEITIVCVGRLTSLATSFILYPETVAKVKEIFVMGGTFNFPGNVTPVAEANIFGDPYAANIVFNYAQKLTIFPLNVTQQAILTTDMVNYIDKINREKNNPLGMIIKPMMDYYWQFYKSQIPTIPGAPLHDVVTLWGVFNEEEIQYEIKPVRIVTSGGAAFGQTIGDFRNFVQLAEYPIHRIAMKFNYTAFINRVMEVLTEELVKNNNQNL; encoded by the coding sequence ATGACTAGAAAAATCCTTTTGTTTGCTGACTTCGGGATAGACGATATAATGGCTATCATTTATGCGTACAATGAAAAGAATGTGGATATTGTTGGAGTTGTCGCAGAATATGGAAATGTAGATAAAAGAACCGCGATAAGGAATGCCCGTTATATTCAGAGAAATACAGGAAGGTATGATATTCCACTTATTGGTGGAGCGGAAAGGTCTATGATAGGTGATCCGCCAATCTATTATCCTGAGGTTCATGGGCCGGAAGGGTTTGGGGGCTATGTACTAGCGGAGGACTTTGAAGAGGCGGATAATGTCTTTGAAAACTTCCATCAGATCTATGACCTTATAGAAAAATATGAAGGTGAAATAACTATTGTATGTGTAGGTAGATTGACATCACTGGCAACCTCCTTCATCCTCTATCCTGAGACGGTTGCAAAGGTAAAAGAGATTTTCGTCATGGGTGGTACGTTCAATTTTCCAGGGAACGTAACACCAGTTGCAGAAGCGAACATTTTTGGGGACCCGTATGCGGCAAATATTGTGTTCAATTATGCACAAAAACTGACTATCTTTCCTCTAAATGTAACACAGCAAGCTATTTTAACAACAGACATGGTTAATTATATCGATAAAATTAATAGAGAAAAAAATAATCCCTTAGGAATGATCATCAAACCGATGATGGATTATTATTGGCAATTTTATAAATCGCAGATACCGACCATACCAGGAGCGCCATTACATGATGTGGTAACTCTATGGGGAGTATTTAATGAGGAAGAAATACAGTATGAAATAAAACCGGTAAGAATTGTAACTTCGGGTGGTGCTGCATTCGGTCAAACCATCGGAGATTTTCGGAATTTTGTACAATTGGCGGAGTATCCAATCCATAGAATAGCCATGAAATTCAACTACACTGCATTTATTAACCGTGTCATGGAAGTGTTGACCGAGGAACTTGTCAAAAACAATAATCAGAACTTATAG
- a CDS encoding spore germination protein, translating to MAENGRVLVVKEKSLSTYNIEELKDYLIKTFQNSPDLHFYELKRKESPFLFIYLKNLVDFQTLNTSILSAFLEYPEEEIILLDEFIYKLPSTQSVLTNEKSEIVNNLLDGHLFIFSPGAEKGILIDVAKKVERSLEKAETESLVFGPKISFTESLSTNISIIRQNILSEDLCTDKLGVGKRNETEIRVVYLKEMADKEIVQSIKEKINSLEVDDILDTSVLAQLIEDNSYSIFPQFVQTELPDRVTYSVERGMVAVFVDRSPMVLLGPASLFNFFESTEDVYMRWNMGSFIRFLRYVTMFLSVILTPAYVAIITYHYEMIPSTLLVSLGESRSKVPFTPILEALLLEVMIELLREAGARLPTKVGQTMGIVGGIVLGQAAVEAGFTSNILIIVVALSALGSFTAPSYLMGTAVRITRFPILILAGIWGGVGISFGLCFLLIHLIRLTSVGKPYLQPVYPLDLKNAANTILRVPVNLIRSNPKKESFFLIKKSATKDIDE from the coding sequence ATGGCGGAAAATGGAAGGGTGTTGGTGGTGAAGGAAAAAAGTCTTTCCACCTATAATATAGAAGAGCTTAAAGACTACCTTATTAAAACCTTCCAGAATAGTCCAGATCTTCACTTTTACGAATTGAAGAGAAAGGAGTCTCCTTTTCTTTTTATTTACTTGAAGAACCTCGTGGACTTCCAAACATTGAATACTTCCATTTTATCTGCATTTCTCGAGTATCCTGAAGAGGAAATCATACTACTGGATGAATTTATTTATAAACTACCTTCTACACAATCGGTTTTGACGAATGAAAAAAGTGAAATAGTAAATAACCTCCTAGATGGCCATTTGTTTATATTCAGCCCAGGTGCCGAAAAGGGCATTCTAATAGATGTGGCAAAGAAAGTGGAACGGAGCCTCGAAAAGGCGGAAACAGAATCGCTTGTCTTCGGACCGAAGATTTCTTTTACAGAATCCCTTAGTACTAATATAAGTATCATAAGGCAAAATATCTTATCAGAGGATCTTTGCACAGACAAGCTGGGTGTCGGCAAAAGAAATGAAACCGAGATTAGGGTTGTCTACTTGAAAGAAATGGCAGACAAGGAAATAGTCCAATCAATCAAGGAAAAGATTAATTCTCTTGAGGTGGACGATATCTTGGATACTTCTGTATTGGCGCAACTGATAGAAGATAACAGCTATTCTATCTTTCCTCAATTTGTTCAAACAGAACTCCCAGATAGGGTGACCTACAGTGTGGAAAGGGGAATGGTTGCCGTTTTTGTAGATAGAAGCCCTATGGTTCTATTGGGACCCGCATCCCTTTTTAACTTTTTTGAATCCACAGAAGACGTTTATATGCGTTGGAATATGGGAAGCTTTATAAGATTTTTACGGTATGTAACCATGTTTCTGTCTGTTATCCTAACCCCTGCCTATGTTGCCATCATCACTTATCATTATGAGATGATACCTTCTACATTATTGGTGTCACTTGGGGAATCACGTTCAAAAGTGCCATTTACCCCCATCTTAGAAGCTTTGTTGCTTGAAGTGATGATTGAATTACTGCGCGAAGCTGGAGCAAGGCTACCTACAAAGGTCGGTCAGACAATGGGTATAGTTGGAGGTATTGTCTTGGGACAAGCTGCAGTCGAAGCAGGATTCACCAGCAATATCCTAATCATTGTCGTTGCATTAAGTGCCCTTGGTTCTTTTACGGCTCCGAGCTATCTGATGGGGACAGCAGTAAGGATTACCCGTTTTCCGATACTAATCCTTGCAGGTATCTGGGGTGGGGTTGGTATAAGTTTTGGGCTTTGTTTTCTTCTCATTCATTTAATCCGACTAACGAGTGTCGGGAAACCTTATTTGCAACCTGTCTATCCATTGGATCTTAAGAATGCTGCAAACACCATATTACGTGTGCCAGTGAACTTAATCAGGTCGAATCCTAAGAAGGAAAGCTTTTTTTTAATTAAGAAAAGCGCAACAAAAGACATAGATGAATAA
- a CDS encoding DUF2535 family protein → MLWKSLEFTVEEGQKVKVIEIPVLEDDSTYHFLVRVRLEAFVRIILSETDPKQIYSFKEYLRTVLKWPVYCDVVKTDILKNNA, encoded by the coding sequence TTGCTATGGAAAAGCCTAGAGTTCACGGTTGAAGAGGGACAGAAGGTAAAAGTCATTGAAATTCCAGTATTGGAGGACGATAGCACATATCATTTTTTGGTTCGGGTCAGACTGGAAGCATTTGTAAGGATCATCCTATCTGAAACAGATCCAAAGCAAATCTATTCCTTCAAAGAATATTTACGCACAGTATTGAAGTGGCCAGTTTACTGTGATGTCGTAAAAACAGATATTTTAAAAAATAATGCTTAA
- a CDS encoding YuzL family protein: protein MGGKRKKPGNVGLSSPQVEGQGTTTTEIDGNSMSSSRKSTKKN from the coding sequence ATGGGCGGTAAAAGGAAAAAGCCAGGGAATGTAGGGCTTTCCTCTCCTCAAGTAGAAGGACAAGGGACAACGACTACAGAAATCGATGGAAATTCCATGTCCTCAAGCAGGAAAAGTACTAAGAAAAATTAA
- a CDS encoding GerAB/ArcD/ProY family transporter: MKDHINKKMMFSAFLVFFIVHTNQTGVGIAGVQRIIFMESKQDAWISILISYFGMALVVSAMCYILHSFNDMDLFQIHNEIFGKIIGTFLNLIIIVYIIGGLLSILLNYTEIVQAWVFPDLETWAIISLLLLISIYGVFGGIRTIVGVSFLGFFLTIWLVLMLVVPVRYMDWSNFLPVMEATPNELLNGALKTSFTVLGLEMLYFTYPYIRNKEKVQFYAQFGVFFTFLLLFAVTFVAIGYYSGEQLEKTIWATLSLFKIVQFPNLERFEFLAVSLWLVIILPNTLFMLWAASKGLKRIFHLKQKFFVLFISGLVFSCSFFFKKRANINELVDMVGWYGLYAIFLYTPILCVIVFIRNRLKTRSGNA, from the coding sequence ATGAAAGACCACATAAATAAAAAAATGATGTTTTCTGCTTTTTTGGTATTTTTCATTGTTCACACGAATCAGACCGGTGTGGGAATAGCGGGTGTGCAGCGTATCATTTTTATGGAATCCAAGCAGGATGCTTGGATTTCTATCCTCATTAGCTATTTTGGAATGGCACTTGTCGTTTCAGCAATGTGCTATATCTTGCATTCTTTTAATGACATGGATCTGTTTCAGATACACAATGAAATATTCGGGAAAATAATCGGAACGTTTTTAAACCTGATTATTATTGTTTATATAATCGGGGGTTTGTTGTCCATCCTTTTGAATTATACAGAAATTGTTCAAGCTTGGGTTTTTCCGGACTTGGAAACATGGGCAATCATATCACTCCTTCTGTTGATTTCCATCTATGGTGTATTTGGAGGAATTAGAACAATTGTCGGAGTAAGTTTTTTGGGTTTTTTTCTGACTATATGGCTAGTGCTCATGCTTGTGGTCCCTGTTCGGTACATGGATTGGAGCAACTTTCTTCCTGTAATGGAGGCTACACCGAACGAACTTTTAAATGGGGCATTAAAAACTTCCTTTACAGTACTTGGACTTGAAATGCTGTATTTTACCTATCCTTACATAAGAAATAAGGAGAAAGTTCAATTTTATGCTCAATTTGGGGTGTTTTTTACATTTTTGCTTCTCTTTGCCGTAACTTTTGTTGCGATTGGTTATTATAGTGGAGAGCAATTAGAGAAGACTATCTGGGCCACTTTATCATTATTTAAAATTGTGCAGTTTCCTAACTTGGAAAGATTTGAATTTCTGGCGGTTTCCTTATGGTTGGTCATTATCCTCCCCAATACATTGTTTATGTTATGGGCTGCATCAAAAGGTCTAAAGAGGATCTTTCATCTTAAACAAAAGTTTTTTGTGCTTTTCATCAGTGGTTTGGTTTTTAGCTGTAGTTTCTTCTTTAAAAAAAGAGCTAATATTAATGAACTGGTAGATATGGTGGGTTGGTATGGATTATATGCCATATTCTTATATACGCCAATTCTTTGCGTAATCGTCTTCATCAGGAACCGCCTTAAAACAAGGAGTGGGAATGCATGA
- a CDS encoding toxin: protein MKRRILAIMLLIVFTIIPIYWKAYASLDAIQLKYYDSPQMDGFLHDIPNREAMNQLIYLPTRDFSEKDAALMIQHVANISPNILNVLVQQNVHLYLFNGKLTEVEGFEHLQGIKPRGYSMNGSNWEDVPGIGGSKLVLAKIGHSNNGMGHGSVNLELHELAHSIDRYVLGNVRHNQAFQEAWKKEVTSIFPNRSYFQTFPEEYFAETFAMYYLNEVSRLELAKQAPQTFLFFENMEKMSLTRDFFGKKY from the coding sequence ATGAAGCGGCGTATTCTGGCAATTATGTTATTAATCGTATTTACAATTATTCCGATATACTGGAAAGCATATGCAAGTCTGGATGCCATCCAACTTAAATACTACGACTCTCCCCAAATGGATGGTTTTCTTCACGATATTCCAAATAGGGAAGCGATGAATCAATTAATCTACCTTCCTACTAGGGACTTTTCGGAAAAAGATGCTGCATTAATGATTCAACATGTGGCAAACATATCTCCAAATATCCTTAATGTATTGGTACAGCAGAATGTCCACCTCTACTTGTTTAATGGAAAACTGACAGAAGTGGAGGGGTTTGAGCATTTGCAAGGGATTAAACCTAGAGGCTATAGTATGAATGGGTCCAACTGGGAAGATGTGCCTGGAATAGGCGGATCGAAGTTGGTATTGGCAAAAATCGGACATAGTAATAACGGAATGGGGCATGGTTCCGTTAACCTTGAACTACATGAATTGGCACATTCCATTGACCGTTATGTACTTGGAAATGTCCGTCATAACCAAGCCTTCCAAGAAGCATGGAAAAAAGAGGTTACTTCCATATTTCCAAACAGGAGCTACTTCCAGACCTTTCCTGAAGAGTATTTCGCAGAGACGTTTGCCATGTATTATTTAAATGAAGTTTCACGGCTTGAACTGGCAAAGCAGGCCCCACAAACATTCTTGTTCTTTGAAAATATGGAAAAAATGTCACTAACAAGAGATTTCTTCGGTAAAAAGTATTAA
- a CDS encoding SOS response-associated peptidase, which translates to MCGRFSLTTELHKLEERFFLENAKDLNYQISYNIAPGQQILTIIEGSTKNRAGYLHWGLVPSFAKDRKNGYKMINARSETLHEKVSFSRLLERRRCLIPADGFFEWKKIGRDKQPVRFTLKYEEPFAFAGLWDRWVHGEEEVVSCTLITTKPNRLVKGVHDRMPVIVKKEHEQTWLSRQEQDVKVLTSFLQPYEESNMQAYEVSSIVNSPKNNGPECLQKV; encoded by the coding sequence ATGTGTGGAAGATTTTCCTTGACCACGGAGCTTCATAAATTGGAAGAACGCTTCTTTCTGGAGAATGCAAAGGACCTGAATTATCAAATCAGCTACAACATAGCACCTGGACAACAAATACTGACCATTATAGAAGGATCCACCAAAAATAGGGCCGGTTATCTTCACTGGGGGCTGGTGCCAAGCTTTGCTAAAGATAGGAAAAACGGCTATAAAATGATTAACGCGCGCTCGGAAACGCTTCATGAGAAAGTAAGCTTTAGCAGGTTACTGGAAAGAAGAAGATGCTTAATACCTGCAGACGGCTTTTTTGAATGGAAAAAGATTGGCCGAGATAAGCAGCCAGTGAGGTTTACCTTAAAGTATGAAGAGCCATTCGCTTTTGCAGGATTATGGGATCGCTGGGTGCATGGCGAGGAAGAAGTGGTAAGTTGTACGCTAATTACAACCAAGCCAAACAGACTTGTCAAAGGTGTTCACGACAGGATGCCGGTCATTGTAAAAAAGGAACACGAACAAACTTGGCTATCCAGACAAGAGCAAGATGTAAAAGTTTTGACTTCCTTTTTACAGCCTTATGAAGAGAGCAACATGCAGGCATACGAAGTATCATCGATTGTAAACTCACCGAAGAACAATGGGCCAGAATGTTTACAAAAAGTCTAA
- a CDS encoding lysophospholipid acyltransferase family protein produces the protein MLRTIWWFVYFFGYLIYSLPTIKKVQKLDPAMTVEEKDTIIHQKPKHWAKTLVKLTGSEIEVIGQEKIPHGPVLFVSNHQGNFDVPILIGFLQKPLGFISKVEVKKIPLVPRWMEAMNCVFIDRKDRRKAIQSIREGVQTLKNGHSLVIFPEGTRSKGDEMGEFKKGGLRLATDSKVPVVPISISGSYRIMEESKFGFQPARVKVTVHDPIFLPEGEKVDGNQLGMEIQSKIKRYL, from the coding sequence ATGTTACGTACGATTTGGTGGTTTGTTTACTTTTTTGGCTATCTCATATATAGTTTGCCGACAATCAAAAAGGTGCAAAAATTGGATCCTGCCATGACAGTGGAGGAAAAAGATACAATTATTCATCAAAAACCAAAACATTGGGCCAAAACATTGGTTAAGCTTACAGGATCGGAAATTGAGGTGATTGGACAGGAGAAAATACCGCATGGGCCGGTTCTGTTTGTAAGTAATCATCAAGGGAATTTTGATGTCCCGATCCTTATCGGTTTTCTTCAAAAACCTTTAGGATTTATTTCAAAAGTAGAAGTGAAAAAGATTCCGTTAGTTCCAAGGTGGATGGAAGCAATGAATTGTGTTTTCATCGATCGTAAGGATAGAAGAAAGGCAATTCAGTCCATTAGGGAAGGGGTACAAACCTTAAAAAATGGGCATTCTCTCGTCATATTTCCAGAAGGGACAAGAAGTAAGGGGGACGAAATGGGAGAATTCAAAAAAGGTGGACTCCGCCTGGCAACTGACAGCAAAGTACCGGTTGTTCCCATTTCCATTTCAGGATCTTACAGAATCATGGAAGAAAGTAAATTCGGTTTTCAACCAGCCCGTGTAAAGGTGACTGTCCATGATCCGATTTTCTTGCCAGAAGGTGAAAAGGTTGATGGAAATCAACTTGGCATGGAAATCCAGAGCAAAATAAAACGATACTTATAA
- a CDS encoding DegV family protein codes for MKNVKVVTDSTIDIDQSIIDELEIEIVPLSITIDGESYIDRFGIKPDEFMDKMKDSVELPKSSQPAVGTFVDVYNRLGEDGSKILSIHMTGGMSGTVGSAESAASISDADVTVIDSRFISFALSFQVVAAAKMAKEGKSMQEILSKLDQIRSNTDLFIMVDTLDNLVKGGRIGRGKALIGSLLNIKPIASLADGVYTPVTKARSYSQVIKFYTKQFKEDIEGKIVKGVGIAHAGSLKQAEALKHSLYEVSGFKDIQISYTTPVISTHTGPGALAFMYYVE; via the coding sequence ATGAAAAATGTTAAAGTAGTGACCGACTCAACCATTGATATTGATCAGTCCATAATTGATGAATTAGAAATTGAAATAGTGCCGTTATCCATTACAATTGATGGAGAATCCTACATAGATAGATTTGGAATAAAGCCGGATGAATTTATGGACAAGATGAAGGATTCCGTTGAGTTGCCGAAAAGTTCCCAGCCTGCTGTGGGTACCTTTGTTGATGTCTACAACCGCCTGGGCGAGGATGGTAGCAAAATTCTTTCTATACATATGACCGGTGGTATGAGTGGAACAGTTGGTTCTGCCGAAAGTGCTGCAAGCATAAGTGACGCCGATGTTACCGTAATCGATTCACGGTTCATTTCCTTTGCCCTATCTTTTCAGGTTGTTGCTGCGGCCAAAATGGCCAAAGAAGGAAAATCAATGCAGGAGATTTTGAGCAAGCTTGATCAGATCCGTTCGAACACGGATCTATTCATAATGGTCGACACGTTGGATAATTTGGTTAAGGGAGGAAGAATTGGAAGAGGGAAAGCTCTTATCGGTTCTTTATTGAACATCAAACCAATTGCTTCGTTGGCTGATGGGGTATACACACCTGTTACGAAGGCTAGAAGCTATTCACAAGTAATCAAGTTTTATACCAAGCAATTTAAAGAAGACATTGAAGGTAAAATAGTAAAAGGTGTCGGGATAGCACACGCTGGTTCCCTTAAACAGGCGGAAGCGTTGAAGCATTCCTTGTATGAGGTTTCAGGATTTAAAGATATTCAGATATCATACACCACTCCTGTAATATCCACCCATACAGGTCCTGGTGCATTGGCATTTATGTACTACGTAGAATAG
- a CDS encoding YpjP family protein — protein sequence MPKWLKKSLVVLITALTFGTVSPPAYLTVDDQKDDSTFGDFTNKDFNYSADYIGPIEQELTREAFLSLAKEQAEIQSLTKFGSRIGPKIQDEFKDIIFPKMEEVINELATEHPEEELNNLTISENPTGGDSEKIFHIYHAQTGKDLIRFHVRKDHPPLDGYYFNFHYHTYHDEFQGHHTLGSIYWAKNTPPKWLS from the coding sequence ATGCCAAAATGGTTAAAAAAATCATTAGTAGTCCTTATAACAGCCCTTACATTCGGTACAGTATCGCCACCCGCCTACTTGACTGTAGATGACCAAAAAGATGATTCAACATTTGGTGATTTTACCAATAAAGACTTTAACTATTCAGCTGATTACATTGGACCTATAGAGCAAGAACTTACTAGGGAAGCATTTCTATCTTTGGCGAAGGAACAGGCAGAAATTCAAAGTTTAACAAAATTTGGTTCCAGAATTGGTCCGAAAATACAGGACGAGTTCAAGGATATCATTTTTCCCAAAATGGAAGAAGTAATAAATGAACTTGCTACAGAACATCCGGAAGAAGAATTAAATAATTTGACCATTTCAGAGAATCCAACCGGTGGAGATAGTGAGAAGATTTTTCACATCTATCACGCCCAAACCGGAAAGGACTTGATTCGGTTCCATGTAAGAAAAGATCATCCACCTTTGGATGGGTATTACTTCAACTTCCATTACCATACATACCATGATGAATTTCAAGGCCACCATACATTGGGATCCATCTATTGGGCAAAAAACACACCGCCTAAATGGCTGAGCTAA
- a CDS encoding PCYCGC motif-containing (lipo)protein has protein sequence MKRLAITLSCIMVFTVGCSSTQTEDKHASNAEQHKHHEKPSFFQGDIREETASVDELPSFLSDKPEDMQLIYTAAAKHKEVLDHIPCYCGCGTSAGHKSSYDCFVYENREDGSLVWDDHGTKCGVCLEIAATSVMEYSKGKSVKEIRDMIDNAYKEGFSTPTPTPEPPKGS, from the coding sequence ATGAAAAGATTGGCAATTACACTAAGCTGCATCATGGTATTCACTGTGGGATGCTCCAGTACACAAACAGAAGATAAGCATGCAAGTAATGCCGAACAACATAAACATCATGAAAAACCTTCATTCTTTCAAGGGGATATCCGAGAAGAGACAGCATCTGTCGATGAACTGCCCTCCTTCTTATCGGACAAGCCAGAGGATATGCAACTGATCTATACAGCTGCGGCAAAGCATAAAGAAGTACTCGATCATATACCTTGCTATTGTGGGTGTGGTACATCCGCCGGCCATAAAAGCAGTTATGACTGCTTTGTATATGAAAATAGAGAAGATGGTTCGTTAGTATGGGATGATCATGGCACCAAATGTGGTGTATGCTTGGAAATTGCGGCAACTTCTGTAATGGAATACAGTAAAGGGAAAAGTGTAAAGGAGATCAGGGATATGATTGATAATGCTTATAAAGAAGGATTCTCCACACCGACTCCCACCCCCGAACCACCAAAAGGAAGTTAA
- a CDS encoding phosphatidylglycerophosphatase A, with translation MTLRKYTLQQMRETTKKMLENRGVTIKDIAEIVLLLQQKYITNVTLEDCIHNVEKVLEKREIVHAVLTGISLDILAEKKLLPEPLQYLVETDEPLYGIDEIIPLSIVNVYGSIGLTNFGFLDKEKFGIIKSLDEHEGEEVHTFMDDIVCALAAAAASRIAHRSRDIEEAELNEEEVIV, from the coding sequence ATGACATTGAGAAAGTACACACTCCAACAAATGCGTGAAACTACAAAGAAAATGTTGGAAAATAGGGGCGTCACGATCAAGGACATCGCAGAGATTGTTCTTCTTCTTCAACAAAAATATATTACGAACGTCACGCTCGAAGACTGTATTCACAATGTAGAAAAAGTCCTGGAAAAGAGAGAAATCGTGCATGCTGTTTTAACCGGCATCTCCCTAGATATTTTAGCGGAAAAGAAATTGCTTCCTGAACCTCTTCAATATCTCGTTGAAACCGATGAGCCATTATATGGGATTGATGAGATAATTCCTTTGTCCATTGTGAATGTCTACGGGTCGATTGGATTGACTAATTTTGGCTTTCTTGATAAAGAGAAATTCGGCATCATTAAAAGCCTTGATGAACATGAAGGGGAAGAGGTACATACCTTTATGGATGACATTGTCTGTGCACTTGCTGCAGCGGCTGCCAGTCGGATTGCCCATCGTTCACGAGATATAGAGGAAGCTGAGTTGAACGAAGAGGAAGTAATCGTATAA
- a CDS encoding thymidylate synthase, with protein MKQYLDLCEHVLHNGTKKEDRTGTGTISTFGYQMRYNLQEGFPVVTTKKLHLKSIIHELLWFLAGDTNVKYLQENGVRIWNEWADENGELGPVYGYQWRSWPTPDGEYIDQITNLIDQIKRNPDSRRLIVSAWNVANVDSMALPPCHTMFQFYVADGKLSCQLYQRSADVFLGVPFNIASYALLTLMVAQVCELEPGDFIHTLGDAHIYSNHIDQVKLQLQREPKKLPKMELNKEVTSIFDFKFEDFTLVDYDAHPHIKGVVSV; from the coding sequence ATGAAACAGTATTTGGATTTATGCGAACACGTACTACATAATGGAACAAAGAAAGAAGACAGAACAGGTACAGGTACCATCAGTACATTTGGCTATCAGATGAGATACAATCTACAGGAAGGATTTCCTGTTGTAACAACAAAGAAATTACATCTCAAATCAATTATTCATGAATTGCTCTGGTTCTTGGCCGGGGATACGAATGTAAAGTACTTGCAAGAAAACGGTGTTAGAATATGGAATGAATGGGCAGATGAAAACGGAGAGCTTGGGCCAGTCTATGGCTATCAATGGAGGTCTTGGCCGACTCCGGACGGTGAATATATTGACCAAATAACCAATCTGATCGATCAGATAAAGCGTAATCCCGATTCCAGAAGATTGATTGTTTCAGCATGGAATGTTGCGAATGTCGATTCTATGGCGCTCCCACCTTGTCATACTATGTTCCAATTTTATGTTGCGGATGGAAAACTCTCCTGTCAACTATACCAAAGGTCTGCGGATGTATTTTTAGGTGTTCCATTTAATATAGCTTCTTATGCCTTGTTGACGTTGATGGTGGCCCAGGTATGTGAACTGGAGCCGGGTGACTTCATTCATACATTAGGAGATGCACATATCTATTCAAATCATATAGATCAAGTAAAGCTACAACTGCAAAGGGAACCGAAAAAATTACCGAAAATGGAACTGAATAAAGAAGTAACGTCTATTTTTGATTTCAAATTCGAAGATTTTACACTTGTCGATTATGATGCGCATCCGCATATCAAAGGAGTCGTAAGTGTATGA